A window of Balearica regulorum gibbericeps isolate bBalReg1 chromosome Z, bBalReg1.pri, whole genome shotgun sequence contains these coding sequences:
- the TMEM171 gene encoding transmembrane protein 171 — protein sequence MYPVAVPAPGGEGNNGQHGKLIFFLFVFGAVLLCAGFLLSVFILQSCPSGTFHDCNEVLKAAGPVLAVAGLVCVLLARSRARLYIRQRQLQNEQVYSLVFCRGSCQFAQFLIFGFLFLTSGMLISILGIWVPGCSPGWHSIQLNHTESSDVDIQGCGFLSLQIMGPLIVLTGLCFFVIAHVKKKQNLNLNQESCETEEHPQSPESFQVTVGDAVMVFPPPPPPYFADPVSPTVTRCLMSSGLPTSENPPPYHSIFSDGAQLADDERTVAVRDYETIYTISGSSSPSDILPMLYLSSESPPKYEDKASITNNEYSLSSSSSSSSISLATSDTSS from the exons ATGTATCCAGTGGCTGTTCCTGCACCAGGAGGTGAAGGAAATAATGGACAACATgggaaacttatttttttcctttttgtttttggAGCTGTGTTGCTCTGTGCTGGATTCTTGCTTTCAGTCTTTATTCTCCAGTCATGCCCATCTGGAACCTTCCATGACTGTAATGAGGTCCTTAAGGCTGCTGGACCTGTGCTGGCTGTAGCTGGACTGGTTTGTGTTTTACTGGCACGATCAAGGGCCAGGCTGTATATAAGACAAAGACAATTGCAAAATGAGCAGGTGTACAGCCTTGTTTTCTGTCGTGGGAGCTGCCAGTTTGCCCAGTTTCTCATATTTGGATTCCTGTTTTTAACTAGTGGAATGCTAATTAGCATCTTGGGCATTTGGGTTCCTGGCTGCAGTCCCGGCTGGCACAGCATACAGCTCAACCACACCGAAAGCTCTGATGTGGACATCCAGGGCTGTGGATTCCTGTCACTTCAAATCATGGGACCTTTGATTGTGCTCACTGGGTTGTGTTTCTTCGTGATAGCtcatgttaaaaagaaacaaaacttaaatCTCAACCAAGAATCTTGTGAAACCGAAGAACATCCTCAGAGCCCTGAATCTTTTCAGGTTACAGTAG gtGATGCTGTAATGGTATTCCCACCTCCACCACCTCCTTATTTTGCTGACCCTGTGTCACCAACTGTGACACGTTGTCTTATGTCCAGTGGTTTGCCTACAAGTGAAAATCCTCCACCATACCACTCTATCTTCAGTGATGG AGCACAGCTTGCAGATGATGAAAGAACAGTTGCTGTTAGAGACTATGAAACCATATATACAATTTCTGGAAGCAGCTCACCTTCAGATATTTTACCAATGCTATACCTCTCCTCTGAATCACCTCCAAAATATGAAGATAAAGCATCAATAACAAATAATGAATATTCTCTAtcttcttcttcatcttcttcatcTATTTCTTTAGCCACATCTGACACCAGCTCGTAG
- the TMEM174 gene encoding transmembrane protein 174, whose protein sequence is MEQNNNNMEDFSLNVFSVTPYQPNRSDVLVSDGDKAGATLLFSGVFLGLVGITFTVMGWIKYDGVTHLEWTQLLGPILLSVGVTFILIAVCKFNMLTCKPCKEREENTSDLDQTASGQSFVFTGINQPITFHGATVVQYIPPPYPAQEGAAVSPGYLHPVLSCCGPVSPSASPVPTLGSAHFCPAYPLDNPAFTGDENYAAYPAENTRNRRSEDSSDEPELLEDYACDDLSPPRYEEIYPLSS, encoded by the exons ATGGagcagaacaacaacaacatggAAGATTTCTCCTTGAATGTCTTTTCTGTCACTCCTTATCAGCCGAACAGATCTGATGTCCTGGTGTCAGATGGGGATAAAGCCGGTGCCACTTTGCTCTTTTCAGGTGTGTTTTTGGGACTGGTAGGGATCACTTTCACCGTGATGGGATGGATAAAATACGATGGCGTTACTCACCTGGAGTGGACCCAGTTACTAGGGCCTATTCTGCTGTCTGTTGGGGTGACTTTTATTCTGATTGCTGTTTGTAAATTTAACATGCTTACATGCAAGCCCTgtaaagaaagagaggaaaatacatCAGACCTCGACCAGACTGCAAGTGGACAGTCCTTTGTCTTCACCGGCATTAACCAGCCTATAACTTTTCACGGCGCCACAGTGGTACAGTACATCCCTCCGCCGTACCCAGCCCAGGAAGGCGCTGCTGTGAGTCCTGGATACCTTCACccggtgctcagctgctgcggTCCTGTTTCCCCCAGTGCCTCACCAGTTCCCACCCTGGGCTCCGCTCACTTCTGCCCTGCCTACCCCCTGGATAACCCGGCTTTTACCGGAGACGAGAACTATGCTGCTTATCCTGCAGAGAATACCAGGAATCGGAG GTCAGAGGACAGTTCTGATGAGCCAGAACTGCTGGAAGACTATGCCTGTGATGACTTGTCACCTCCACGTTATGAGGAAATATACCCACTGTCTTCATAA